One Methanophagales archaeon DNA segment encodes these proteins:
- the amrS gene encoding AmmeMemoRadiSam system radical SAM enzyme produces MKVRCESCERFCEIAAGNSGFCKTRMNIDGKLYTLEYGDISSISANPIEKKPFFHFFPGSKALTVGSYSCNFSCPWCQNWTISKSVPNPARCNYISPEELVRMAKEKGCHGTSISFNEPTLLLEYSLDVFGLAKKEGYYNTYVTNGYMCAEALRMLVEHGLDAMNVDVKGCEEAVREYCGADVELVWRNIKEAKRKGVHIEITTLIIPGVNDDEECLRSIASRIRKDTGENTPWHVTQYYPAYRALELGLYKGRTPVEILERAWEIGKEEGLNYVYLGNVPGHPYENTYCPRCGATLIKRYGFDVVSYRITAGNRCPECGKAIAVKTRV; encoded by the coding sequence ATGAAAGTGAGATGCGAAAGCTGTGAGAGGTTCTGCGAAATTGCCGCAGGCAACTCGGGATTCTGTAAAACACGGATGAATATTGATGGTAAACTCTACACCCTGGAATATGGCGATATCTCCTCTATAAGTGCTAATCCGATAGAGAAGAAACCTTTTTTCCATTTCTTCCCGGGCAGCAAGGCATTGACAGTAGGCAGTTACTCATGCAATTTCTCCTGCCCCTGGTGCCAGAACTGGACGATTAGCAAATCCGTTCCCAATCCTGCGAGATGTAATTATATCTCGCCTGAGGAACTCGTGCGAATGGCGAAAGAAAAGGGGTGCCATGGGACTTCTATATCCTTTAACGAACCCACTTTGCTTCTCGAATACTCGCTCGACGTCTTTGGACTCGCGAAAAAGGAGGGCTACTATAATACATACGTGACGAACGGCTACATGTGTGCTGAAGCGCTAAGGATGCTGGTGGAGCACGGGTTAGATGCAATGAATGTGGATGTAAAGGGCTGTGAAGAAGCGGTGAGGGAATATTGTGGCGCTGACGTGGAGCTCGTATGGCGGAATATAAAGGAAGCAAAGAGAAAGGGAGTTCATATTGAGATTACAACGCTCATTATACCGGGTGTGAACGATGATGAAGAATGTTTGAGGAGCATAGCTTCAAGAATCAGGAAAGACACCGGAGAAAACACTCCATGGCATGTAACGCAGTATTATCCAGCGTACAGGGCGCTTGAATTAGGTCTTTATAAAGGAAGAACACCTGTTGAGATACTGGAACGAGCATGGGAAATAGGGAAGGAAGAGGGTTTGAATTATGTTTACCTCGGCAATGTCCCCGGGCATCCTTATGAGAATACTTATTGTCCACGTTGCGGTGCAACGTTAATCAAGCGATATGGGTTTGACGTGGTTAGTTATCGCATAACGGCGGGAAATAGATGTCCCGAGTGCGGAAAGGCTATTGCAGTAAAAACCCGCGTTTAA